A part of Caretta caretta isolate rCarCar2 chromosome 1, rCarCar1.hap1, whole genome shotgun sequence genomic DNA contains:
- the LOC125645155 gene encoding OX-2 membrane glycoprotein isoform X3, producing the protein MTCQGLILTVVFVMLCRAEADTVIQKKVVEVGGNVTLSCLLMGSYDILQVTWQKTNTRENLATYSVSKGVTVAETYRGRLNFTRLSLNDTAITLWRVGIQDDGCYKCLFNTFPTGAIPQDTCFTVYEQLRGSLHYIISEGNLTATCSANAWPRPVISWIVPKAQSEKTEEVVTHPNGTLSVISKLYVNRSTSLAGQLLICRVRHMEKDRDYSVKVEDGWWFSVPWLLATAALLIVFVVLVLTVVCWRRRRKKQSGLKPELPKCLFMCPGGQDIGWDAGEPNSRI; encoded by the exons ATGACTTGCCAAGGTCTGATTTTGACTGTGGTCTTTGTCATGCTCTGCAGGGCAGAAG CAGACACAGTGATACAGAAAAAAGTGGTGGAGGTGGGTGGCAATGTGACCTTGAGCTGCCTTCTGATGGGATCTTATGACATTCTGCAAGTTACATGGCAGAAGACAAATACTAGAGAGAATTTGGCTACGTACAGTGTATCTAAAGGAGTAACTGTTGCTGAAACATACCGAGGTCGATTAAATTTCACACGCCTGTCACTAAATGATACGGCCATCACCCTCTGGAGAGTTGGAATCCAGGATGATGGATGTTACAAATGCCTCTTTAATACCTTTCCCACCGGAGCCATCCCACAAGACACCTGCTTTACTGTCTATG aGCAGCTCAGAGGATCTCTCCATTATATAATCTCTGAAGGCAACTTGACAGCCACCTGTTCTGCTAATGCCTGGCCTCGTCCTGTGATCTCCTGGATTGTGCCGAAAGCTCAGAGTGAAAAGACAGAAGAGGTGGTCACGCACCCCAATGGAACATTGTCCGTCATCAGCAAACTCTATGTCAACCGTTCTACAAGCCTGGCTGGGCAATTGCTGATCTGCAGAGTACGGCACATGGAGAAAGACAGAGATTACAGTGTGAAAGTGGAAGACG GCTGGTGGTTTTCAGTTCCTTGGTTGCTGGCCACAGCGGCCCTACTCATAGTTTTTGTTGTGTTGGTTCTGACTGTGGTATGCTGGAGAAGACGCAGGAAAAAGCAAAGCG GATTGAAACCTGAGCTCCCCAAGTGTCTGTTCATGTGTCCTGGAGGACAGGACATtggctgggatgcaggagaacCAAATTCAAG
- the LOC125645155 gene encoding OX-2 membrane glycoprotein isoform X2, with product MTCQGLILTVVFVMLCRAEADTVIQKKVVEVGGNVTLSCLLMGSYDILQVTWQKTNTRENLATYSVSKGVTVAETYRGRLNFTRLSLNDTAITLWRVGIQDDGCYKCLFNTFPTGAIPQDTCFTVYEQLRGSLHYIISEGNLTATCSANAWPRPVISWIVPKAQSEKTEEVVTHPNGTLSVISKLYVNRSTSLAGQLLICRVRHMEKDRDYSVKVEDGWWFSVPWLLATAALLIVFVVLVLTVVCWRRRRKKQSGLKPELPKCLFMCPGGQDIGWDAGEPNSRCLSVLRRFPDEVCFLNLKHLNPFTGSFPWQT from the exons ATGACTTGCCAAGGTCTGATTTTGACTGTGGTCTTTGTCATGCTCTGCAGGGCAGAAG CAGACACAGTGATACAGAAAAAAGTGGTGGAGGTGGGTGGCAATGTGACCTTGAGCTGCCTTCTGATGGGATCTTATGACATTCTGCAAGTTACATGGCAGAAGACAAATACTAGAGAGAATTTGGCTACGTACAGTGTATCTAAAGGAGTAACTGTTGCTGAAACATACCGAGGTCGATTAAATTTCACACGCCTGTCACTAAATGATACGGCCATCACCCTCTGGAGAGTTGGAATCCAGGATGATGGATGTTACAAATGCCTCTTTAATACCTTTCCCACCGGAGCCATCCCACAAGACACCTGCTTTACTGTCTATG aGCAGCTCAGAGGATCTCTCCATTATATAATCTCTGAAGGCAACTTGACAGCCACCTGTTCTGCTAATGCCTGGCCTCGTCCTGTGATCTCCTGGATTGTGCCGAAAGCTCAGAGTGAAAAGACAGAAGAGGTGGTCACGCACCCCAATGGAACATTGTCCGTCATCAGCAAACTCTATGTCAACCGTTCTACAAGCCTGGCTGGGCAATTGCTGATCTGCAGAGTACGGCACATGGAGAAAGACAGAGATTACAGTGTGAAAGTGGAAGACG GCTGGTGGTTTTCAGTTCCTTGGTTGCTGGCCACAGCGGCCCTACTCATAGTTTTTGTTGTGTTGGTTCTGACTGTGGTATGCTGGAGAAGACGCAGGAAAAAGCAAAGCG GATTGAAACCTGAGCTCCCCAAGTGTCTGTTCATGTGTCCTGGAGGACAGGACATtggctgggatgcaggagaacCAAATTCAAG
- the LOC125645155 gene encoding OX-2 membrane glycoprotein isoform X4, which translates to MTCQGLILTVVFVMLCRAEADTVIQKKVVEVGGNVTLSCLLMGSYDILQVTWQKTNTRENLATYSVSKGVTVAETYRGRLNFTRLSLNDTAITLWRVGIQDDGCYKCLFNTFPTGAIPQDTCFTVYEQLRGSLHYIISEGNLTATCSANAWPRPVISWIVPKAQSEKTEEVVTHPNGTLSVISKLYVNRSTSLAGQLLICRVRHMEKDRDYSVKVEDGWWFSVPWLLATAALLIVFVVLVLTVVCWRRRRKKQSGSYTGVQSKSPLRGFSGRKQMTSSLIFKQ; encoded by the exons ATGACTTGCCAAGGTCTGATTTTGACTGTGGTCTTTGTCATGCTCTGCAGGGCAGAAG CAGACACAGTGATACAGAAAAAAGTGGTGGAGGTGGGTGGCAATGTGACCTTGAGCTGCCTTCTGATGGGATCTTATGACATTCTGCAAGTTACATGGCAGAAGACAAATACTAGAGAGAATTTGGCTACGTACAGTGTATCTAAAGGAGTAACTGTTGCTGAAACATACCGAGGTCGATTAAATTTCACACGCCTGTCACTAAATGATACGGCCATCACCCTCTGGAGAGTTGGAATCCAGGATGATGGATGTTACAAATGCCTCTTTAATACCTTTCCCACCGGAGCCATCCCACAAGACACCTGCTTTACTGTCTATG aGCAGCTCAGAGGATCTCTCCATTATATAATCTCTGAAGGCAACTTGACAGCCACCTGTTCTGCTAATGCCTGGCCTCGTCCTGTGATCTCCTGGATTGTGCCGAAAGCTCAGAGTGAAAAGACAGAAGAGGTGGTCACGCACCCCAATGGAACATTGTCCGTCATCAGCAAACTCTATGTCAACCGTTCTACAAGCCTGGCTGGGCAATTGCTGATCTGCAGAGTACGGCACATGGAGAAAGACAGAGATTACAGTGTGAAAGTGGAAGACG GCTGGTGGTTTTCAGTTCCTTGGTTGCTGGCCACAGCGGCCCTACTCATAGTTTTTGTTGTGTTGGTTCTGACTGTGGTATGCTGGAGAAGACGCAGGAAAAAGCAAAGCG GGTCTTACACAGGAGTCCAATCCAAGTCTCCTCTGAGAGGATTTTCAGGAAGGAAACAGATGACTTCTTCCCTCATTTTTAAACAATGA
- the LOC125645155 gene encoding OX-2 membrane glycoprotein isoform X8 encodes MTCQGLILTVVFVMLCRAEADTVIQKKVVEVGGNVTLSCLLMGSYDILQVTWQKTNTRENLATYSVSKGVTVAETYRGRLNFTRLSLNDTAITLWRVGIQDDGCYKCLFNTFPTGAIPQDTCFTVYEQLRGSLHYIISEGNLTATCSANAWPRPVISWIVPKAQSEKTEEVVTHPNGTLSVISKLYVNRSTSLAGQLLICRVRHMEKDRDYSVKVEDGWWFSVPWLLATAALLIVFVVLVLTVVCWRRRRKKQSGS; translated from the exons ATGACTTGCCAAGGTCTGATTTTGACTGTGGTCTTTGTCATGCTCTGCAGGGCAGAAG CAGACACAGTGATACAGAAAAAAGTGGTGGAGGTGGGTGGCAATGTGACCTTGAGCTGCCTTCTGATGGGATCTTATGACATTCTGCAAGTTACATGGCAGAAGACAAATACTAGAGAGAATTTGGCTACGTACAGTGTATCTAAAGGAGTAACTGTTGCTGAAACATACCGAGGTCGATTAAATTTCACACGCCTGTCACTAAATGATACGGCCATCACCCTCTGGAGAGTTGGAATCCAGGATGATGGATGTTACAAATGCCTCTTTAATACCTTTCCCACCGGAGCCATCCCACAAGACACCTGCTTTACTGTCTATG aGCAGCTCAGAGGATCTCTCCATTATATAATCTCTGAAGGCAACTTGACAGCCACCTGTTCTGCTAATGCCTGGCCTCGTCCTGTGATCTCCTGGATTGTGCCGAAAGCTCAGAGTGAAAAGACAGAAGAGGTGGTCACGCACCCCAATGGAACATTGTCCGTCATCAGCAAACTCTATGTCAACCGTTCTACAAGCCTGGCTGGGCAATTGCTGATCTGCAGAGTACGGCACATGGAGAAAGACAGAGATTACAGTGTGAAAGTGGAAGACG GCTGGTGGTTTTCAGTTCCTTGGTTGCTGGCCACAGCGGCCCTACTCATAGTTTTTGTTGTGTTGGTTCTGACTGTGGTATGCTGGAGAAGACGCAGGAAAAAGCAAAGCG
- the LOC125645155 gene encoding OX-2 membrane glycoprotein isoform X7: MTCQGLILTVVFVMLCRAEADTVIQKKVVEVGGNVTLSCLLMGSYDILQVTWQKTNTRENLATYSVSKGVTVAETYRGRLNFTRLSLNDTAITLWRVGIQDDGCYKCLFNTFPTGAIPQDTCFTVYEQLRGSLHYIISEGNLTATCSANAWPRPVISWIVPKAQSEKTEEVVTHPNGTLSVISKLYVNRSTSLAGQLLICRVRHMEKDRDYSVKVEDGWWFSVPWLLATAALLIVFVVLVLTVVCWRRRRKKQSGSSS; the protein is encoded by the exons ATGACTTGCCAAGGTCTGATTTTGACTGTGGTCTTTGTCATGCTCTGCAGGGCAGAAG CAGACACAGTGATACAGAAAAAAGTGGTGGAGGTGGGTGGCAATGTGACCTTGAGCTGCCTTCTGATGGGATCTTATGACATTCTGCAAGTTACATGGCAGAAGACAAATACTAGAGAGAATTTGGCTACGTACAGTGTATCTAAAGGAGTAACTGTTGCTGAAACATACCGAGGTCGATTAAATTTCACACGCCTGTCACTAAATGATACGGCCATCACCCTCTGGAGAGTTGGAATCCAGGATGATGGATGTTACAAATGCCTCTTTAATACCTTTCCCACCGGAGCCATCCCACAAGACACCTGCTTTACTGTCTATG aGCAGCTCAGAGGATCTCTCCATTATATAATCTCTGAAGGCAACTTGACAGCCACCTGTTCTGCTAATGCCTGGCCTCGTCCTGTGATCTCCTGGATTGTGCCGAAAGCTCAGAGTGAAAAGACAGAAGAGGTGGTCACGCACCCCAATGGAACATTGTCCGTCATCAGCAAACTCTATGTCAACCGTTCTACAAGCCTGGCTGGGCAATTGCTGATCTGCAGAGTACGGCACATGGAGAAAGACAGAGATTACAGTGTGAAAGTGGAAGACG GCTGGTGGTTTTCAGTTCCTTGGTTGCTGGCCACAGCGGCCCTACTCATAGTTTTTGTTGTGTTGGTTCTGACTGTGGTATGCTGGAGAAGACGCAGGAAAAAGCAAAGCG
- the LOC125645155 gene encoding OX-2 membrane glycoprotein isoform X5: protein MTCQGLILTVVFVMLCRAEADTVIQKKVVEVGGNVTLSCLLMGSYDILQVTWQKTNTRENLATYSVSKGVTVAETYRGRLNFTRLSLNDTAITLWRVGIQDDGCYKCLFNTFPTGAIPQDTCFTVYEQLRGSLHYIISEGNLTATCSANAWPRPVISWIVPKAQSEKTEEVVTHPNGTLSVISKLYVNRSTSLAGQLLICRVRHMEKDRDYSVKVEDGWWFSVPWLLATAALLIVFVVLVLTVVCWRRRRKKQSDVSLCYGDFQMKYAS from the exons ATGACTTGCCAAGGTCTGATTTTGACTGTGGTCTTTGTCATGCTCTGCAGGGCAGAAG CAGACACAGTGATACAGAAAAAAGTGGTGGAGGTGGGTGGCAATGTGACCTTGAGCTGCCTTCTGATGGGATCTTATGACATTCTGCAAGTTACATGGCAGAAGACAAATACTAGAGAGAATTTGGCTACGTACAGTGTATCTAAAGGAGTAACTGTTGCTGAAACATACCGAGGTCGATTAAATTTCACACGCCTGTCACTAAATGATACGGCCATCACCCTCTGGAGAGTTGGAATCCAGGATGATGGATGTTACAAATGCCTCTTTAATACCTTTCCCACCGGAGCCATCCCACAAGACACCTGCTTTACTGTCTATG aGCAGCTCAGAGGATCTCTCCATTATATAATCTCTGAAGGCAACTTGACAGCCACCTGTTCTGCTAATGCCTGGCCTCGTCCTGTGATCTCCTGGATTGTGCCGAAAGCTCAGAGTGAAAAGACAGAAGAGGTGGTCACGCACCCCAATGGAACATTGTCCGTCATCAGCAAACTCTATGTCAACCGTTCTACAAGCCTGGCTGGGCAATTGCTGATCTGCAGAGTACGGCACATGGAGAAAGACAGAGATTACAGTGTGAAAGTGGAAGACG GCTGGTGGTTTTCAGTTCCTTGGTTGCTGGCCACAGCGGCCCTACTCATAGTTTTTGTTGTGTTGGTTCTGACTGTGGTATGCTGGAGAAGACGCAGGAAAAAGCAAAGCG
- the LOC125645155 gene encoding OX-2 membrane glycoprotein isoform X6, with protein MTCQGLILTVVFVMLCRAEADTVIQKKVVEVGGNVTLSCLLMGSYDILQVTWQKTNTRENLATYSVSKGVTVAETYRGRLNFTRLSLNDTAITLWRVGIQDDGCYKCLFNTFPTGAIPQDTCFTVYEQLRGSLHYIISEGNLTATCSANAWPRPVISWIVPKAQSEKTEEVVTHPNGTLSVISKLYVNRSTSLAGQLLICRVRHMEKDRDYSVKVEDGWWFSVPWLLATAALLIVFVVLVLTVVCWRRRRKKQSESKAS; from the exons ATGACTTGCCAAGGTCTGATTTTGACTGTGGTCTTTGTCATGCTCTGCAGGGCAGAAG CAGACACAGTGATACAGAAAAAAGTGGTGGAGGTGGGTGGCAATGTGACCTTGAGCTGCCTTCTGATGGGATCTTATGACATTCTGCAAGTTACATGGCAGAAGACAAATACTAGAGAGAATTTGGCTACGTACAGTGTATCTAAAGGAGTAACTGTTGCTGAAACATACCGAGGTCGATTAAATTTCACACGCCTGTCACTAAATGATACGGCCATCACCCTCTGGAGAGTTGGAATCCAGGATGATGGATGTTACAAATGCCTCTTTAATACCTTTCCCACCGGAGCCATCCCACAAGACACCTGCTTTACTGTCTATG aGCAGCTCAGAGGATCTCTCCATTATATAATCTCTGAAGGCAACTTGACAGCCACCTGTTCTGCTAATGCCTGGCCTCGTCCTGTGATCTCCTGGATTGTGCCGAAAGCTCAGAGTGAAAAGACAGAAGAGGTGGTCACGCACCCCAATGGAACATTGTCCGTCATCAGCAAACTCTATGTCAACCGTTCTACAAGCCTGGCTGGGCAATTGCTGATCTGCAGAGTACGGCACATGGAGAAAGACAGAGATTACAGTGTGAAAGTGGAAGACG GCTGGTGGTTTTCAGTTCCTTGGTTGCTGGCCACAGCGGCCCTACTCATAGTTTTTGTTGTGTTGGTTCTGACTGTGGTATGCTGGAGAAGACGCAGGAAAAAGCAAAGCG